The window ATTTTCTCTCTTATAAGGGAATAAGAAAACAGGACTATTTTTTTGTTGAGGTTTATAATTTCTCTAGAAAAAAGGTCTAAAATGTTAGAAGCAATGACGCTGTCTTTTAAAAGAACGTTAAAAACACTCTTCTTTTCAATTAACAGAAGTTTACACGTTTCCTTAGCAATGACATCAAATTGACCATCATAATCTTTGGAAAAAACCATCGCACCACCTAAAACGTTACCTTTGTTTTTATATAAAACATGAACGATCTTACCAGACTCAAGATTATTATGTACTTCAAGACTACCTTCCAGAACAATACCTAGATACGGGAAGGATTGCCAACATTGGCAGATATATTCATTCTTTTTATAAGCACATATTTTATGCTTTGATTGCTCTATAATGGATGTAATCTCTTGTCTGTCCTTATTGTGAAATAAAGGACATGCTTGTAGAATCTGTAAATACTTCTTCATCATAATACCTCATATACTGTAACAATGTTAGTTGTATTTATTTTACTATAAGTTCCAAAAGATGTAAAACGAAATATGACACTTGTGATACATATTGAATGCATGAATGAATCAAAGCAATTTAGAATCATATAGACTCCTATCTTGACGGGAAAAAATGAAAGGAATAATATGACCGAATTAGAAAAAACTGTAGTTATCATGTTCCAGTTGACGTATAATAAGATAAACAGTAGACAGCATGAAGCTTTGTCAGATGATGAGATAGATTAAGAAAGGTGATAACATGCAATATAACAGTCAAAAGATGCGATCTGTTGCAGTGGAGATGGATGCGCTTAAAATGGGTATGGGATGGTCAAAAGAAGATTTGAGTAAAATACAAATTATGATTCAAAGTACTTGGGGAGACAGTCATCCAGGTAGTGTCCATTTGAATCAATATGTACAGCTAGCA is drawn from Vallitalea pronyensis and contains these coding sequences:
- a CDS encoding Crp/Fnr family transcriptional regulator gives rise to the protein MKKYLQILQACPLFHNKDRQEITSIIEQSKHKICAYKKNEYICQCWQSFPYLGIVLEGSLEVHNNLESGKIVHVLYKNKGNVLGGAMVFSKDYDGQFDVIAKETCKLLLIEKKSVFNVLLKDSVIASNILDLFSREIINLNKKIVLFSYSLIREKIAYFLLQNIESNAASVIHLPYSKKALSEHLHVSRSTLSRELKKLSTQGILEINHKTIVILNKQKLEAILNNNE